The genomic stretch CCCATGGTGAACGTGGTCCCGGACCGGGCCAGGAGCGCGGCCGTCTCGGTGCGGTCGCGACCGCCGACCGTCTCCTGGTAGCTGTTCGGCAGCAGGTCGCGGACTTCGTCCCGGACGTCCTGGGAGATGCCGCGTCCGAGGAACACCACGCTGCGCGGCTGACCGTCCAGGAGGGCCTCGGCCACGACGTCGGGCAGGGCGTCGGCGGCGGTGAGCAGCACTGCCCGGCCCTGGTAGGCGAAGGGTCCGGCCGCGAGGGCGTCGGCCGCGACCTGACCGGCGGGGAAGTCGCCGCGGGCGAGGTAGACGGTCTCGCCGTCGTCCGGGCCCGACTCGTAGACCTGGGCGGCGGTGTCGTAGCGGTCCTCGCCGGCGAGGACGTCGCCGACGTCGAACCCTTCCCCGGAGAGCTGGTCCAGGGCGCGGGGTCCGACGGAGTTCTCGTCGCCGAGGACGACGACGTCCTCGGTGCCGAGGGCGTGCAGCGCGGCGAGCGTGGCAGTGGGCACGACGTCGCGGTCGGTGAGCAGGACGGGACCGTCCACGAGCCCGGCGAGGTAGGTCCCCGTGAGCGCGTCGACGTTGCGCCACCCGTTGGCCAGGACGACGGTCCGGGCTCCTTCGGGGAAGGCGTCCAGCGCCGTCAGGGCGGCGGTCTCGAAGCGGTCGGCGCCGCCGAGGCGGGACCCGGCGGCGTCCGGCACGAAACCGGGTGCGGCCTCCGCCGTGCCGGGGGAGGCCCCGAGGAGGAGGACCAGAGCGGCCGTCGCGGCGACGGAGCGGGCGTGACGGGGGAACGGAACGGGCACGGGAGTCCTTCTCGGGGTGTGCACGGGACACGGACCGGACCCGGACTCCCAGGGTAGGTCGCACCCGTGTCCCGGCGGAGGAGAACGGCCGGACGGCGATCTCGACCACGCCCCCGGCCGGTCGACGCTCCGTCCCCGGCTCAGCCCCGCTGGTCCAGCCACCCCGACGGCAACGTCCGGGAGCGCCGTGCGAGCGCGGTGCGGCGGGCGGCGGAGAACTCCTCGAACTCCTCGACGGCGACCCCGTCGCCGGCACGCGTCCACGTTCCGACCACCCGGCCGCCGACGACGACCGTTCCGCGGAACACCCCGTTCCCGCCGGGGGCGACGCGGCTGGCGTGATCGAGGGCCAGCACCGCGGACCGGTCGGCGTAGCCGAGCAGGAACTCGTCGAACCCGGGCAGCAGGTGGACGCCCCGGGCGGCGCCGCGGTGGGCCGCGACGAGGTCGGGCAGCGCGGGGTCGACGAGGTGCTCGACCCCTTCGACCTCGACGGCCTCGAACTCGGCGCGGACCGCCTCGAACCCGCGGCGGACGGTGCCCAGCGGCAGACCGGTCCAGAACGCGACGTCGGTCGCCGTCGTCGGCCCGTGCGAGCGCAGGTGCCGTCGCGTCCACTCCGCCAGCGGGTCCGGCGGGACGTCGCCCGGTGGGACCCACGGGTCCAGGGGCACGAACAGTTGCTCGCGACCGGCGAGCGGGCCGAGGCAGAGGTCGGCCGTGAGGGCCAGGTGGTGCAGCAGGTGGTAGCCGCGTCCCCCGCCGGTGCCCTGCCCCGCGGCCTCGAAGGCGGCCAGCAGGTCGGCGCGGGTCGAGCCCGTCGGCGGGCAGTGCGTGCGGACGGTCGCGCGGGCGACGTCGAGGTCGGCGTCGGTGATGGCCAGTTGCTCGCGCCGGCGGCGGGTGGCGGTGATCGTCCGGGTCGCGCACAGCGCGAGCACCCAGCGCAGGTCGCTCGCGCGCAGCAGGTGCAGGGTTCCGCGCATCGGCCAGGAGCGGACCACGGTCCCGGCGTCCAGGGCGTCGGCGAGGCTCGTGTTCTCACCGGCCCCTGCGCCGGCCCGCGTGCGCAGGGCCACGGCCGTCGCCGCGGCGCGCAGGTCCTGCGCCTGCAGGGCGGCGAGGTGCGTGACGACGGCGGTCGCGTCCGGCAGGACCGGCACGACCCGCTGGGCCACGAGCCGCCACGTCCCCACGTCCTGCCGCCGCAGCCGGATCACCGGCCCAGCCTGCCGGATCGAGCGCCCCAGTGCAGAGGGTTCGGCGCGGCGGGTTCAGCGCAGCAGGTTCAACCCCGAGACGACGGACAAGCCCAGCACCCACTTCTCGAACGTCTTGATGTCCATCCGCTTGGCGACCCACCACCCGATGAGCGCACCCAGGACGACGGCCGGGGCGAGCCGCAGGTCCAGCCAGAGCGAGTCCACGCTGATGAGGCCGAGCCCGACGCTGAACGGCACCTTGAAGCAGTTGACGATGAAGAAGAACCAGGCGCCGGTGCCGAGGAACGACATGACGCCCAGGCCCATCGTGAACAGGTAGATCGACATGGGGGCGCCGCCGGCGTTGGCGACCATCGTCGTGAACCCCGCGAGGAACCCGAACCCCAGCGACGCCCACCGGCGCCGGCTCGGCGACATCGGCACGACGTCGGTGTTCTTGCGCAACCGGCGCTGGCGCCACACGTGGATCGCGACGAGGAGCACGAGCAGGACGCCGATGGACCGGCGCATGAACGTGTCGTCCACGACCCGGACGAAACCCGCGCCCGCGACGACGCCGACCGCGACGTAGGGGAAGAGCCGGACCAGCAGGCCCCAGTCGGCGTGCCGGCGGTAGATGGAGATGGCGAAGAGGTCGCCGAGGATGAGCAGGGGCAGGATGATCCCCGTGGACTCCTTGGCGGGCAGGACGGCGGCGAAGATCGCGACGGCGATCGTGCCGGCGCCGCCGATCGACGTCTTGGAGAACCCGATGACGAGGGCCGCCAGGTACAGGGGGATGAGGTCCGTCGTCGCCAGGTCCAGCACCGGGGGAGCGTAACCGTGCAGGGGTGCCGGTCGTGACCGACCCGTCCGTGCCCGGGGTCGTGCACCTCGACCTCGACGCGTTCTTCGCCGCCGTCGAGCAGCGGGACAAGCCGTCGCTGCGGGGGAAACCGGTCGTCGTCGGCGGGACCGGTGGGCGCGGTGTGGTGTCCACGGCGAGCTACGAGGCCCGCGCGTTCGGGATCGGCTCGGCGATGCCGACGGCCCGGGCCCGGCGGTTGTGCCCGAACGCCGCCTACCTCGGGGGCCGGTTCGAGGCCTACCGGGAGGTCTCCCGCCAGGTCATGGAACTGGCCCACGAGCTGTCGCCGCTCGTGGAGCCGCTGTCGCTGGACGAGGCGTTCGTCGACCTCTCCGCGGCGCACCCCGACCTCGACGTCGCCGCGGTCACCGCCATCGCCGAGGACTTCCGGGCGGCCGTGCGGGCCAGGACCGGGCTGACCGTGTCGGTGGGTGCCGGAGCCAGCAAGCTCGTGGCCAAGATCGCCTCGGACCTGCGCAAACCCGATGCGCTCGTGGTCGTGCCGCCCGCGGAGCAGGAGGACCTGCTGGCGCCGATGAGCGTGCGGACGATCCCGGGTGTCGGCGCCGTCACGGGGGACCGGCTGGTCCGGGCGGGGTTGAAGACGATCGGTGCACTGGCGGCCGCGGACGAGGGGGAACTCGTCCGGATGCTGGGCAAGGCGCACGGCACGGCCCTGCTGGCCTTCGCGCGCGGGATCGACCCGCGGCCGGTGGTGGCCGAGCGCGAGGCGAAGTCCGTCTCGGCGGAGGAGACGTTCGCCGTCGACCTCACCGACCGGCGGGACCTCGCGGAACGACTGCGGCGCATGGCCGACCGCGTGGCGGCGCGGCTCGCCGCGGCCGGGTTGTCGGGTCGGACGGTGACGGTCAAGGTGCGCCGGTACGACTTCTCGACGCTGAACCGCTCGCGCACCCTGGCGCACGCGACGAGTTCGGCGCGCGAGATCGTCCAGAACGCCACCGAACTCCTGGACACCGTCGACGTCGCGGACGGCGTCCGGCTCCTCGGGGTGGGGGTGTCGGGGTTGAGCGAGTTCAGCCAGGCCGACCTGCTGGCGGACCTGGAGGACGCGGTGGAACCGGAGGCCGACGGGGCCCCGGCGGAGGAGGAACCGCTGGAGTCGCCGCAGCCCTACGGCCCGCCCGCGGCTCCGGGGTGGCGACCGGGACAGGACGTGCGGCACGAGGAGTTCGGGCCCGGCTGGGTCCAGGGATCGGGGGCGGGGCGCGTCACCGTACGGTTCGAGGGCCCGCACACCCCCGTCGGACGGATCCGCACGTTCCGCGACGACGACTCCGCGCTGGCCCCTGCCGATCCGCCCGTCTTCGACCCGGAGCACCCGTGAAACTCCCCGTCCCCGGTGGCCTGGCCGCCGAGCCGCTGCGGCGGTTCCTCCTCGCGCACGCCCTGCCGGGCGCCGAGACCCACGTCGACGGGGTGCACCGGCGGGTGTTCTGGACCAGCCACGGTCCCGTCGAGGCGTCCGTCGACCTCGGGACGCAGGAGCGGTGCGACGTCGTGGTGCTCGACGGGCCGCACGCGGAGGAGGTGGCGCCGGTGGTGCGGCGCTGGCTCGACCTCGACGGCCACCAGGAGGAGGCCGAACGGCACCTGGCGCAGGACCCGCTGCTGGCGCCGCTCGTCGCGGCCAACCCCGGGCTGCGCGTGCCCCGCGCGGTGTCGGGGGCGGAGACGGCGCTCCTCACGGTCCTGGGCCAGCAGGTCTCCCTCGCCGCCGCGCGCACGTTCGCCGGTCGGCTCGTCGCCGCCTACGGCGAGTCCGTGGACGCCCTGCGGGCCTTCCCCCGCCCGGACGTCCTCGCCGCGGCCGGACCGGACGCGATCCGCGCCGTCACCGGGGTGACGGGGGCGCGGGCCCGCACGCTGCACGTCCTGGCGCAGACCCTCGCGGACGGTCTGGACCTGGACAACGTCGCCGCCGTGGACCCGGTGACCGCGCACGCCGAACTCCTCGCCCTGCCGGGCATCGGCCCGTGGACCGCGGACTACGTGGCGCTGCGCGTCCTCGGCGACGACGACGCGTTCCTGCCCTCCGACCTCGTGCTGCGCCGCGCCCTCGGCCGGACCACCGCGCGCGAGGCGCTGGCCCGGGCCGAGACGTGGCGCCCCTGGCGCGGGTACGCGCTGCTGCACCTGTGGACCGCCGAGGTCTTCGTGGACTGAGCGTTCGCTACGGTGCGTCTGTGAAGGGAACCGTCGTCGTCACCGGTGGTAGTCGCGGCATCGGGGCGGCGGTGGTCCTCGCGCTCGCCGCGCGGGGCGTGCCGACCTGCTTCAGCTACTCCACCCACCAGGAGGCCGCGGACGTCGTCGCGGCGACGGCGGCTGACCTGGGCTCGCCCTCGATCGCCGTCCAGGCGGACGTGTCCGTCGAGTCCGACGTCAAGCGCCTGTTCTCCGCCGCGCAGGGCCTGGGCCCGGTGACGGGACTGGTGAACAACGCGGGGATCACCGCACCGCAGTCGAGGGTCGTCGACCTGGACGTCGACCGGATCCGCCGGCTGCTCGACGTCAACGTCGTGGGGGCGTTCCTCTGCGCCCGTGAGGCCGTCAAGCACCTGACGGAGGCCGGCGGCGGGACGATCGTCAACGTCTCCAGCCGCGCCGCGGTCCTCGGCAGCCCGGGGGAGTACGTCGACTACGCCGCCTCCAAGGCCGCGGTCGACACCCTCACGGTCGGGCTCGCGCAGGAGGTCGCGGCCGACGGGATCCGCGTCGTCGGCGTCCGGCCGGGGTTGATCCGCACCGACATCCACGCCTCCTCGGGTGAGCCCGGACGCGTCGAGCGACTGCAGAAGACCGTCCCGATGGGGCGCGGCGGCGAGGCCGACGAGGTGGCCGAGGCCGTCGTCTGGTTGCTGTCGGACGCCGCCTCCTACGTCACGGGCACCACGCTCGACGTCTCCGGCGGCCGCT from Kineococcus endophyticus encodes the following:
- a CDS encoding DNA glycosylase AlkZ-like family protein yields the protein MIRLRRQDVGTWRLVAQRVVPVLPDATAVVTHLAALQAQDLRAAATAVALRTRAGAGAGENTSLADALDAGTVVRSWPMRGTLHLLRASDLRWVLALCATRTITATRRRREQLAITDADLDVARATVRTHCPPTGSTRADLLAAFEAAGQGTGGGRGYHLLHHLALTADLCLGPLAGREQLFVPLDPWVPPGDVPPDPLAEWTRRHLRSHGPTTATDVAFWTGLPLGTVRRGFEAVRAEFEAVEVEGVEHLVDPALPDLVAAHRGAARGVHLLPGFDEFLLGYADRSAVLALDHASRVAPGGNGVFRGTVVVGGRVVGTWTRAGDGVAVEEFEEFSAARRTALARRSRTLPSGWLDQRG
- a CDS encoding sulfite exporter TauE/SafE family protein, with protein sequence MLDLATTDLIPLYLAALVIGFSKTSIGGAGTIAVAIFAAVLPAKESTGIILPLLILGDLFAISIYRRHADWGLLVRLFPYVAVGVVAGAGFVRVVDDTFMRRSIGVLLVLLVAIHVWRQRRLRKNTDVVPMSPSRRRWASLGFGFLAGFTTMVANAGGAPMSIYLFTMGLGVMSFLGTGAWFFFIVNCFKVPFSVGLGLISVDSLWLDLRLAPAVVLGALIGWWVAKRMDIKTFEKWVLGLSVVSGLNLLR
- a CDS encoding DNA polymerase IV, which gives rise to MTDPSVPGVVHLDLDAFFAAVEQRDKPSLRGKPVVVGGTGGRGVVSTASYEARAFGIGSAMPTARARRLCPNAAYLGGRFEAYREVSRQVMELAHELSPLVEPLSLDEAFVDLSAAHPDLDVAAVTAIAEDFRAAVRARTGLTVSVGAGASKLVAKIASDLRKPDALVVVPPAEQEDLLAPMSVRTIPGVGAVTGDRLVRAGLKTIGALAAADEGELVRMLGKAHGTALLAFARGIDPRPVVAEREAKSVSAEETFAVDLTDRRDLAERLRRMADRVAARLAAAGLSGRTVTVKVRRYDFSTLNRSRTLAHATSSAREIVQNATELLDTVDVADGVRLLGVGVSGLSEFSQADLLADLEDAVEPEADGAPAEEEPLESPQPYGPPAAPGWRPGQDVRHEEFGPGWVQGSGAGRVTVRFEGPHTPVGRIRTFRDDDSALAPADPPVFDPEHP
- a CDS encoding AlkA N-terminal domain-containing protein, encoding MKLPVPGGLAAEPLRRFLLAHALPGAETHVDGVHRRVFWTSHGPVEASVDLGTQERCDVVVLDGPHAEEVAPVVRRWLDLDGHQEEAERHLAQDPLLAPLVAANPGLRVPRAVSGAETALLTVLGQQVSLAAARTFAGRLVAAYGESVDALRAFPRPDVLAAAGPDAIRAVTGVTGARARTLHVLAQTLADGLDLDNVAAVDPVTAHAELLALPGIGPWTADYVALRVLGDDDAFLPSDLVLRRALGRTTAREALARAETWRPWRGYALLHLWTAEVFVD
- a CDS encoding SDR family oxidoreductase, whose protein sequence is MKGTVVVTGGSRGIGAAVVLALAARGVPTCFSYSTHQEAADVVAATAADLGSPSIAVQADVSVESDVKRLFSAAQGLGPVTGLVNNAGITAPQSRVVDLDVDRIRRLLDVNVVGAFLCAREAVKHLTEAGGGTIVNVSSRAAVLGSPGEYVDYAASKAAVDTLTVGLAQEVAADGIRVVGVRPGLIRTDIHASSGEPGRVERLQKTVPMGRGGEADEVAEAVVWLLSDAASYVTGTTLDVSGGR